One Leptospira venezuelensis genomic window, ACATAAGGAGTTTTCACTAGCAACTAAGTGAACCGTGTTTCCAACTAAAGTATACTTCCCAGAATTTCCTCCACAGCCTTCACCTATAAATTCTTCAATATAACTGTCGTCCATTTTAAACGTCATCATATTCCCATAAGAAAATAACATTCCAAAACTAGACCATTGGTTTTTGAGCAATTTATCCTTTGTTAAAATGCCAAGTGGAGTATTTGTTTCTTCTTTTATGCAGCTAACTAGTAGTATTATTGTAAATAGAATATTTTTTTTAATAGTTTTCATTGTTCATCATGGCGTATAACGACCAAGGTGCTCCGACGTTCGCAACGGCACGAACTTGCGCAAGCAAGTGCAGTGACGGACGCGAATGTGCCGAAGGCCAAGCGAGCGGGTTGCGAAGCAAGCCCCGAGCGGCGCGGAGGCACCGTAAGTTATCCGACGTTTCAGCCACTATTACTAAATATTTTACACCCTGCGAAGCGGAAGAATTTATTATAACAAACTCTGTCCGCCTCTCTATGCTATCATCAAACACCACAAGCCGCACTAAATGAAAAGCCTGAATCGTAAGATGTACTTCAAAGCATAGCGGGTATTAGAAAAAAGCAGCTAATTAATTATCAAGCGACCAACCGCTTGAGTTCAACGAATGCAAACCTTGAAATTAAGAAATAAACAAAAAAACAAATTATGGCTGAAATGTTCGGATAACGACCAAGCCTTGGCGACGTTCACGACGGCACGAGCTTGCATAAGCAAGCGCAGTGACGGAAGTGAATGTGGCGAAGCCTGGAGCGAGGGTGCGAAAGCAGCCCGAAGCGTAACGCCAGAGGCGAAAGTTAGGCGCAGTTTAAAAGAATTAGAAAATCATTTGAATTATTATTGCTATTCAAAGACACTTCTCGAAGATTCTAAAGGATAATCGGCATCTATTCTTTCATAGAGAATTTCATTGTCACTATTTTTTACGCGAGTAGCTGAAACCCATTTCCCTTCGATTTTCTTAAGTCTCAACATCTGAGTAAAGCTGCCATTTCGAGCAGTCATAAAAATGTTATAAGCTTGCTCCGGATCATGCTCAATATTCCAGGCGCCGACCATACTAGCGTGAGTTGGAATCATATTACCCAGAGGTATATTAGTATCTGGATATCCCATATTAGCAAGGTTCAGATTATCCTTTATAGTTTCAAATTTTTGTAAATCAACAATTCGAACGTGGACATCATAAAGTGGATGTTTTCCGTTATGAATCACAGTGAGAATTCCCATATTGGAAAGATTATTGATTGAGCCAATTTGAATCATAGGAAAGCTTTTCCCGCCGGATATGTGGTCTATCATTTCGTTAGATTTCTGTTCAATATTATTTGCTAAAGTTGTCAACTTCGATTGAACAACTTCAAAACTACTCTCTACTCCGACTTGCTTTTTAATTCTAAATATTTGACCCGTCATCCAACTAATAAGGAAAAAGGCTGGGGCAAACATATTTATAAACGCTTTTAAGGTCCATGATTGATTTGGTGCGGCTCCAGAAACATTATAGAAGGCCCAAAATAAAGATAAAATCAGCGGAAATGTAAATTCTCGAAAAAGTTGTTTTATAATTTTCATTTTATAAAGATCCTTTTAAATTGCGCCTAACGACCAAGGTGTTCCGACGTTTCACGCTGGCGCGAGACTTGCCCTGCAAGGCGAGTGACAGTAGTGAAATGTGGCGTAGCCCGAGCGAGAGTCGCGTTAGCGATCTCGAAGCGTAGCGGAAGCACCGAAAGTTATACGCAGTCGTGTATCTGATTAGATTAAATTATTTTTCAACCAGCTTACCAGTAACAAACTTATGGATTAAACTAGATATTAACGTCTGATAAGGAAGACCTTCTTCAAACGCCTTTCTTTGAATAGAATCTAAATCAATTTGATTTAATCTTATATTAATTCTTTTATTCTTGCTCAAAGTCTTGGAGGCAGCTTTTCGATATAAATCCAATTTCTTCTTTTTATCTGAAGATGAGATTGGAACCCACTCACCTGCTTCGAAAGAATTAAGTATGTCCTGCTCTTCTTTGGACATAGAGGGAGATTTAGTAATAGTATTGGTTATCCTTTTTTTCATTCTTCACCTTCTCTATCTTTAATATAATCTCTCGTGGCTTTTCTACTTGGGATTATTGTTTTAAGAAATATTTCACTCTTTGATTCAACAAATGGGACCAAATACGCATAACCATCAAGTTCAATTACAAAGATTTTCTGTCCTGGATATTTCTTCGAATTTGGATGATCATAGATGTCCAAGAGAAATCCTTTTTCAATTTGAAATAAGATATCTTCGAAAGAGATACCTCTTTCCTCTCTAAGCCATTCATTCTTATCTGAATCCCAAGCATATTCTTTCACTCAGATCAATTCTGATGACAATGTATGCCTTTTGTCAACTAGTTAAATTTTCCAAATTCTAAGCTTTTAATCAAGTTTCTATGAGATGCAAAAAGGAACTCCGGTTCTATTAAAGTATGATTTTAACACGATTGCGTATAACGACCAAGGCTTGACGACGTTGGCGTGCTGAACGAAGTGAAGACAGGCATGAGAATTGCTCTGCAATTCGAATGACTGAGCCAATGTGCCGAAGGCCAAGCGAGAGTTGCGAAGCAATCTCGAAGCGACGCGTCAGAGCCGACAGTTAGGCGGCGTGACAATTCTAACAATAAAGTTTTCTACTTCACCACTTTAATCCTAAGAGCATAAAACATAAACTTAAGACAGCAGCAAATTAGAAAATCGTATGTTACGCTTACTTTAGTCCATACTCTTTATTTAAATCTAAAATATAGTGACCGATAATTATATTTTTCGAATGATCGTTAACTAAAACCAAAAAAATGTTCTTATGGGTTTCAGCAGAAATGAGAATATGGTCATAATCATTATCCATTCTATAAATATTGCTTACTTCATGATTCGAGAATGAGATCCCCTTAAAATCATTTTTAGAGATCTCATCATAATATTCCCAAAAATTTGTAGTTATTCGATCATCTCCTTCTTTAAGCTCAGCTGGGTTAGAGATAGATTTTCTAAATTCATTTTCTTTTAGTAATTTAATCATATTTTTGTCATGCCGCCTAACGACCGAGGTGTTCCGACGTTTACGACGGCGCGAGCTTGCGAAAGCAAGCGCAGTGACGGAAGTAAATGTGGCGTAGCCCGAGCGAGTGGTCGCGTTAGCGATCCACGAGCGGAGCGGAAGCACCGATAGTTAGACGAAGTGCTCAAGTATCACAAAACTGAAATTCTATTCATTCAAAGGGCTATTAACAAAATCTGAATTTCCTTCTTCATCTTGTTGTGTTTTAATCTCTTTTTCTGCATCTTCAAATATCTCTTCGCTGAAATCTTTATTGTAGATTTCCTTAAATGCCCGTAAAAATCCTTCAGTATTGCGAAACTCACGCAAGAGAGGCCATTCTTTACAATATTGTTCAGTCAACTCTTCCCGAACAGCGGGACTTTTCATTAAAGTTTCTGCTAATTCAAATTTATTTTCCAGAACCGCTATGGCGAAGTGATACTTTGGATGGAATGGGGTCCAATCAATAGAATGTAACAACTGCTCAAATGGCTTTTCTTGATATTTCAAAGCGATGCATAAATTAATAAGAAAATAGTATTTCATTTCTCCTTTAGAGACCAGTACCTCAGGGATATTCATTGCAAACTGAAACATTCTTTCTGCAAGTCCCCAGCGTTCCTCAATTAATAAATCAACTGATTTATTATTCAGACTTTTGTCCGCTTCTTCAAGTGAATCCGGAAATAATCTCCTTACGGAAGCTTGTACAATTCTTTGAGCAAGCTCATAGAATATATCGATAGATTTCTTTATATAAAGATCGCTTGCAGAAAGATATGAGTCTTCTTTAATTTTTTCATTTATGGGAATGTTAAATTTTTTACAGTTATTAATATAATCAGATGAAACTGTTCCACCGGTATGCGCAAAAAGATTTCTGCGTTCAGTGATTTCTAAGAAATCTTTCCAAAAAGGAAAATTATCAATTATACCCAATTTCAATTTAGTATCTATGAATGAGATCTGATTAAAATGCGAATCACGCATCAAAGACTCAATCTCTTTGTAAATAATTTCATCCTTGAAAGCTTCTAACGAAACAATTTCCATTACGTCTTTGTAAGATATCTTCTTCTCTACATTTTTAAGCCAGCCTGGATTTTGTTCGTAAGACACTCGCAGGACCCCTGAAAAAAACTCATCATATTTAGATACTATCGTAATAATGATAGCCTGACGAAACATCATATCGCCTCGTCGCATCTTGCGTATATGACTTGCAAATTCTTTGATATCCTGAAAGGACTTAAATCTAATTCCTTGTCCCTTTTCGGTTTGAATTTCCTCGGAAACCTCTTTAATCCTAAGACTTCTTTCTTCATCTTTACTTTGCAGAACAGGCAGCACCAAAGATACCATTTCTCCGATACAATCTAGATCATTTAAAAAGGCAGAAAGAGTAACAAAAAGAACCTCCCAAGGATCTAATTTCGTCAATCTATCTTCATCGATTTCTTTTGACATCTTTCAGTCCTACTCTATTCTTTATTATATTTTTGAGCATTTCGTCTAACGACCAAGGGTTGGCGACGTTCCGCGAGTGCGTAAGCACTTGGCATGAGACTTGCCTCTGCAAGGCGAATGACAAAGCGGAATGTGGCGAAAGCCTGGAGCGAGGGTCGCGTAGCGATCCCGAAGCGTAACGCCAAGCCGATAGTTATACGAAGGTGCCAATATATTTAAGCAGATTATTTTAACAATCGAGCTGAATGATGAATAGTAACAATTTCAATATTTTGAGAGTTGCCTACTCTATGGACTATTCTATAATTTCCAGATAGTCGTTCACGAAGATTTTCAATATTGAATTCGGGGACTACCCTACCCATTCATGGAAAGTTTGGTATATTCTCTACAACATCTATTATTTTATTCACAACATTTAATGCATAAACTTCAGAGTCTTTAGCAATATAATCGTAAATATCTTGTAAATCCGATTTGGCTCTAAGAGACCAAATTATCTCTTTCGCCATTTAGTTATTTCTTCTAAAACTTGTTTATGCGAAATTATTTTATTGCTATCTAAATCTGATAAGCCTTCCTGAACTTTCTTTGAGAAAAAAGTTCCTCCATGATATCATCAAATGATGAATCATCTGGCAAATTCTCGATAAGATCAAGAGCCTGTTGCTTTGTCGAAGACATGATTTATATTTAGGTTTTCAATCTATTATTGTCAAATAGAATTTAGATGACTATTAGTCATCAAACTCGGCCTATCTTCTTTATACTATTTCATATATGCAGAATTTTTTTTGGCACTTTCGTATAACGTCCAACGCTTGGCGACGTTCCGCGAGTCCGTAGGACTTGGCGCGAGAATTGCTCTGCAATTCGAGTGACAAAGCGGAATGTGGCGTAAGCCCAAGCGAGCGGGTCGCGTTAGCGAACCCCGAAGCGCAGTGCCAAGCTGTTAGTTAAGCGACGTGACTGCACGGACAACAATAGTGTCCGAACCCATTCTCTACTTATAAAAAAATTTAATACGGACAAATTGCAGAAATCTACAATATTCCATCCGTTTCATTCGCACATTCTAATTTAATCTTAGTGAAACAGTTACGCATTAAAGCGGTTACCTTAAGGCTATATCGCAGGCCAGCACTCCACTAGTGCGTTGAAACGCATGCTCATAGATAGAAATCTAAATAAATCTTAGAAAAAATTCACAAGAAATCCAAG contains:
- a CDS encoding antitoxin, with the protein product MKKRITNTITKSPSMSKEEQDILNSFEAGEWVPISSSDKKKKLDLYRKAASKTLSKNKRINIRLNQIDLDSIQRKAFEEGLPYQTLISSLIHKFVTGKLVEK
- a CDS encoding BrnT family toxin; protein product: MKEYAWDSDKNEWLREERGISFEDILFQIEKGFLLDIYDHPNSKKYPGQKIFVIELDGYAYLVPFVESKSEIFLKTIIPSRKATRDYIKDREGEE
- a CDS encoding type II toxin-antitoxin system RelE/ParE family toxin, with the translated sequence MAKEIIWSLRAKSDLQDIYDYIAKDSEVYALNVVNKIIDVVENIPNFP